TTACACCTTCTAATCATCCTTCGCCTCTCGACTCATGAATACGATACTGTTTCGCAAGTATGTGCCCTTCGTGGCACTGCTGGGGCTGGGCTTAACGGCATGCCAGCCCGATCTGGAAGACGATTTCAAGGCCAGTGCCGGTACGGCCGACTTCAGCCGCTACATCGCCGTGGGCAACTCCCTGACGGCGGGCTACTCGGATAATGGTCTGTACCTGGAAGGTCAGCAAAGCTCTTACCCGAATCTGCTGGCCATGCAGTTTAAGCAGGTTGGGGGCGGCGACTTTGTGCAGCCTTTGTTCAAGGCGGCCAACGGTAGTGGCTATCTGACAATAACCGGGTTTAATGCCGACGGAACGCCTCAGATTAACCCCGAAGCCAAAGACAATAATGGCACTTATGTAGCCCCTGGGCAGTTTGCCACCGGCCGGGCCTATACTGCTGCGGGTGTGCCACTGCTAGAGCGCTACGGTGCTACTGACAACCAGAACCTGGGCGTTCCGGGCATCCGCATTGCGGATATCACGACGGCAAGCTACGGCCGCCTCACCGGTACCAGCAACCCTTTGACGTTCAACTCCTACTTTGAGCGTCTGCTGCCTTCGGCCACCGATACCCGTTCGTACCTCGACTACGTAAAGAGCCAGGTAAGCGCGGTAAACCCGACTTTCTTCACTAACTGGTTGGGCAATAACGACGTGCTCGGTTTTGCCAGCACTGGTGGTACTGGTGCTCCTTTGACAGCCGTACCGGAGTTTACGACCAAGTACGGACAGATGCTGGATGCACTGACTACTGGGGGCGCGAAGGGCTTGGTAGCTACGATTCCAAACGTAACCAACGTGCCACTGTTTACGACCGTCCCAACTGCGGCCGTAATTGCCCAGGTTAGCGCTACGCCAATTCCTCCGGCCTTGGTTCCGGTAATTGCAAACCTACTGAAACTGCCTGCTGGCTCGCCGTTGCCGTCCGGTACCCGCTTTGGCCTCTATATCCGCACAGGTGCAGGTACTAATCGGGAAGCTACCGCCAACGATTTGCTGCTGCTGCCTGCACGTGGCGTAATCAACACGCCTTCGACCACCAGCCCATTCCCCAATGGTATTGGTTTAGTGATTCCTAACGCCGACGCGCCTACCACAGCAGCATTGGCTGCTTCGGCTAATGCTCTGGCCAGCAGCCTGGTATTGGATGCTGCCGAGACGAAAGCAGTTGTCGACCGTACCACGGAGTTGAACAACGTCATCATGACGGCT
Above is a genomic segment from Hymenobacter cellulosivorans containing:
- a CDS encoding SGNH/GDSL hydrolase family protein, which codes for MNTILFRKYVPFVALLGLGLTACQPDLEDDFKASAGTADFSRYIAVGNSLTAGYSDNGLYLEGQQSSYPNLLAMQFKQVGGGDFVQPLFKAANGSGYLTITGFNADGTPQINPEAKDNNGTYVAPGQFATGRAYTAAGVPLLERYGATDNQNLGVPGIRIADITTASYGRLTGTSNPLTFNSYFERLLPSATDTRSYLDYVKSQVSAVNPTFFTNWLGNNDVLGFASTGGTGAPLTAVPEFTTKYGQMLDALTTGGAKGLVATIPNVTNVPLFTTVPTAAVIAQVSATPIPPALVPVIANLLKLPAGSPLPSGTRFGLYIRTGAGTNREATANDLLLLPARGVINTPSTTSPFPNGIGLVIPNADAPTTAALAASANALASSLVLDAAETKAVVDRTTELNNVIMTAAKAKNLAVFDANAYFTSIARTGVITNGINNTAAFVSGNLFSLDGVHPTPRGYALVANEMIKVINATYGASVPQLNAAAYRGVEFP